One window from the genome of Nicotiana sylvestris chromosome 9, ASM39365v2, whole genome shotgun sequence encodes:
- the LOC104210164 gene encoding 2-methyl-6-phytyl-1,4-hydroquinone methyltransferase, chloroplastic-like: protein MASSILSGAENFKIHSGISPSELHIKCFPQKGLVNFSRISNPKSRTLRTKCSVSSSRPASQPRFIQHKKEAFWFYRFLSIVYDHVINPGHWTEDMRDEALEPAELNSRQLQVVDVGGGTGFTTLGIVKHVDAKNVTIIDQSPHQLAKAREKEPLKECKILEGDAEDLPFPTDTFDRYVSAGSIEYWPDPQRGIKEAYRVLTIGGVACLIGPVYPTFWLSRFFADMWMLFPKEEEYIEWFKKAGFAQVKLKRIGPKWYRGVRRHGLIMGCSVTGVKPYFGESPLKLGPKVEDVSKPVNPFIFLVRFLLGITAATYYVLVPIYMWIKDQITPKGQPI, encoded by the exons ATGGCTTCTTCAATACTAAGTGGAGCTGAAAATTTCAAGATTCATAGTGGTATTTCTCCATCAGAATTACACATCAAGTGTTTTCCTCAAAAGGGTCTTGTAAATTTCTCAAgaatttcaaatcccaaatcaagaacCCTAAGAACAAAATGCAGTGTATCATCTTCAAGACCAGCTTCACAACCAAGATTTATACAACACAAAAAAGAAGCATTTTGGTTTTATAGATTTTTATCTATAGTATATGACCATGTTATAAATCCAGGTCATTGGACTGAAGATATGAGAGATGAAGCACTTGAACCAGCTGAATTAAACAGTAGACAATTACAAGTTGTTGATGTTGGTGGTGGGACTGGATTTACTACACTTGGTATTGTTAAACATGTTGATGCTAAGAATGTTACAATTATTGATCAATCACCTCATCAACTTGCTAAAGCTAGAGAAAAAGAACCTTTAAAAGAATGTAAAATATTGGAAGGAGATGCTGAGGATTTACCTTTTCCTACTGATACTTTTGATAGATATGTTTCTGCTGGAAG CATTGAGTACTGGCCAGATCCACAGCGCGGTATCAAGGAAGCATACCGAGTACTGACCATAGGTGGTGTTGCCTGCTTAATTGGTCCTGTGTACCCGACGTTTTGGCTATCTCGCTTCTTTGCTGATATGTGGATGCTCTTTCCAAAAGAAGAGGAGTATATAGAGTGGTTTAAAAAGGCTGGTTTTGCACAAGTTAAACTCAAGAGGATTGGCCCAAAATGGTATCGTGGTGTCCGTCGCCATGGCTTGATCATGGGTTGTTCTGTGACTGGTGTCAAGCCATATTTCGGGGAATCTCCGTTGAAG CTCGGTCCGAAGGTTGAGGATGTGAGCAAGCCTGTAAACCCATTCATATTTCTCGTGCGATTCCTCCTTGGCATAACTGCTGCAACTTATTACGTGCTCGTTCCAATATACATGTGGATTAAGGATCAAATCACCCCGAAAGGTCAGCCGATCTGA